The window GTCCGCCATCATGAACTTCCCGCTCGGCTTGAGGTCTGCGAGGACGGGAGCCTTCTTCCCTATCCTGGTGAAATCGTCTATCGTCAGCTTTACGTTTATCGCCCTGGCGATCGCGAGGAGATGAAGCACCGCGTTCGTAGACCCGCCCAGTGCGATCGCCGTCACTATCGCGTTCTCGAAAGCCTTCTTCGTCATGATGTCCGACGGGCGGATGCCGCTCTTTATGAGGTTATAGACGGCTGCCCCCGCGTCGCGGCAGTCTTTATTTTTCTCGGGAGAGATTGCGGCCTGCGCCGAGCTGTTCGGAAGGCTCATACCGAGAGCCTCTATAGCCGATGCCATCGTGTTGGCCGTGTACATGCCGCCGCACGAGCCCGGCCCCGGTATCGCCGTCGATTCTATTTTCTTTAGCTGGCCGTCCGAGATGTCCCTGTTCGCGTGGGCGCCGACGGCCTCGAAAACGGACACGATGTCCACAGGTTTTCCATTGTAATTCCCCGGCATGATAGTGCCGCCGTAAACGAAGACCGCCGGCCTGTTGAGGCGCGCCATTGCAATGAGGCAGCCCGGCATGTTCTTGTCGCAGCCGCCTATCGCGACCACACCGTCAAACCCCTCGGCGCCAGCCACGGTTTCTATGGAGTCTGCGATAACCTCCCTCGATACGAGGGAATACCTCATCCCCGGCGTGCCCATGGATATGCCGTCCGACACGGTAATGGTGCCGAAAATTATGGACTTGGCCCCGGCGGCGTCGGCCCCCTTTCCGGCCTCTACAGCGAGCTTGTCTATGTGCATGTTGCACGGCGTCACCATGCTCCACGTCGAGGCTATGCCGATAACCGGCTTTTTGAAGTCCTTGTCCTTGAATCCTACAGCCCTCAGCATCGACCGGTTAGGCGCCCTGTCGGCCCCCTCGACTACGAGCGACGAGAACTTCCGAAGCTTATTCGAGCCGCCTTCCGGATTGGATTTCTTACTCACGGATTACCTCCTGTCTAAGCTATCATCACGATTGAATAATTATCTATGTATTAGCATTTTATGTCAATTTCCCGGGCTCCTTAGCCTGAAAAATTACTTGAAACACCGGCGGCATGAAGGCTATCATGAAAATTAGAAGGGGTTTGAATTGCGGCA is drawn from Thermodesulfobacteriota bacterium and contains these coding sequences:
- the ilvD gene encoding dihydroxy-acid dehydratase: MSKKSNPEGGSNKLRKFSSLVVEGADRAPNRSMLRAVGFKDKDFKKPVIGIASTWSMVTPCNMHIDKLAVEAGKGADAAGAKSIIFGTITVSDGISMGTPGMRYSLVSREVIADSIETVAGAEGFDGVVAIGGCDKNMPGCLIAMARLNRPAVFVYGGTIMPGNYNGKPVDIVSVFEAVGAHANRDISDGQLKKIESTAIPGPGSCGGMYTANTMASAIEALGMSLPNSSAQAAISPEKNKDCRDAGAAVYNLIKSGIRPSDIMTKKAFENAIVTAIALGGSTNAVLHLLAIARAINVKLTIDDFTRIGKKAPVLADLKPSGKFMMADFCRIGGLQPLMKMLLDAGLLHGDCLTVTGRTVAENLKSAGAYPKGQEIVRPVSDPLKKDSHIVILRGNIAEEGAVAKISGHEGLSFTGKAMVFDSEEESLKAILGGKVKKGHVIVIRYEGPRGGPGMREMLAPTSAVMGKGLGNDVALITDGRFSGGTHGFVVGHITPEAYDGGAIAVIKDGDTITIDATTREINLEIPKSELKKRLSQWKQPKPKAERGVLAKYAKLVSSASEGAVTD